The nucleotide window AGCGGGCATCGTCACCGGTTCGCTGTCCCTCGATGCCGCCAAGGGCAGCGACGCGCCGTTCGACGCCCGCGTGCACGAGGTGCGCGGCCAGCCGGGCCAGATCGCGGCCGCTGCGATCTACCGCCAGCTGGTGGCGGGCAGCGCGATCCGCGCCTCGCACCTGCTGGGCGACGAACGGGTGCAGGACCCTTACTGCCTGCGCTGCCAGCCGCAGGTGATGGGGGCCTGCATGGACCTGATCGGCAATGCCACCCGCACCCTGCTGATCGAGGCGAATGCCGTCACCGACAATCCGCTGCTGTTCCGGGAAGGCGGCGATACCGGCGATACCGTCACGATCGTTTCCGGCGGCAATTTCCATGCCGAGCCGGTGGCGTTCGCGGCCGATACGCTGGCGCTGGCCATCGCGGAGATCGGCAGCATCGCCGAACGCCGCATCGCGCTGCTGATCGATGCCACGCTGTCCGGCCTGCCGCCGTTCCTGGTGCGCGAGCCGGGCGTCAATTCCGGCTTCATGATCGCCCACGTGACGGCTGCGGCGCTGGCCTCGGAGAACAAGTCGCTGGCGCATCCGGCCAGCGTGGACAGCCTGCCCACCTCCGCCAACCAGGAAGACCACGTGAGCATGGCCACGTTCGCGGCGCGCCGGCTCGACGAGATGGCGCACAATACGGCGGCCATCGTCGGCATCGAGCTGCTGGCGGCCGCCCAGGGCATCGATTTCCACCGGCCCCTGAAGACATCGCCGCACCTGGAACACGTGCATGCCCAGCTGCGGCGGCAGGTGCCGTTCTACGATGCGGACCGTTACTTCGCACCCGATATCGAGGCGGCGAAACGGCTGGTGCTGGAGGGCGCCCTCTCCGCCGACTGCCGCCAGCTGTTTACCCCGCTGCATCCTTGAGGAGGCCCGCTTGCAGACCGACAGCGCCAACTACCATGCCGACGCGGGCACGCTCCCGCTGCTGGTGTCGATGCCCCACGTGGGCACCGCCATCCCGGGCGATATCGCCGCCGCCATGACGCCGGCGGCCCTGCTGAAGGCGGACACCGACTGGCACCTGCGCGAGCTGTACGGTTTCGCGCGGGAGCTGGGGGCATCGACGCTGGCGGCGCACTGGTCGCGCTATGTGATCGACCTGAACCGCCCGGCCGACAACGCCAACCTGTATCCGGGCCAGGACACCACCGGCCTGTGCCCGCTAGACACCTTCGCCCGCGAACCGCTGTACCAGCCGGGCCGGGCGCCGGACGACGCGGAAGTGCGGCGCCGCCTCGCGCTGTACTGGCAGCCGTATCACGAGGCCTTGCAAGCCGAGCTGGACCGGCTGCTGCGCCTGCATGGCAGGGTGGTGCTGTGGGAAGCGCACTCGATCGCGTCGGTGGTCCCGCGCTTCTTCGAGGGCAAGCTGCCGGACCTCAATTTCGGCAGCGCGGATGGCGCCAGCTGCGCCCCCGCGCTGATGGAAGCCGTGACCGGCGCCGCGCGGGCCGATGGCCGCTACACGATCGCCGTCAACGGCCGCTTCAAGGGTGGCCACATCACGCGCATCCATGGCCGGCCGGCGGCGGGCATCCATGCCTTGCAGCTGGAAATGTGCCAAAGCACCTACATGAACGAGACCGCGCCCTTCGCCTGGCGCCCCGACCTGGCGGGCCAAGTGCAGCCGCTGCTGCGGCGGATGCTCGGCGCGGCGGCGGTGTGGGCCGGCGAGGGGAGCACGGCGTGACGGCCCTGTTCGCACGCCACGCGCTGTTGCCGGACGGCTGGCGGCGCGACGTGCTGCTGGAATGGGACGGCGATGGCCGCTTTACGGCGGTGGCGCCGGATGCCGGCGCGCTGGCCGCCAGTCGCGCGGCCGCCACGTCCCCCATCGACACGGCGGAATATGTGTTGCCCGGCATGATCAACCTGCACTCGCACAGCTTCCAGCGCGCGCTGTCGGGACTGACGGAAATCGCCGGGGACGACGCGGGATCCACCGGGGACAGCTTCTGGACCTGGCGCGACCTGATGTACCGCTTCGCGCTGGGCATCACGCCGGAGCAGATGGAAGCCATCGCCGCCCAGCTGTTCGCCGAATGCCTGCGCCATGGCTATACGTCGGTCTGCGAATTCCATTATGTCCACCGCGCGCCCGATGGCGCGTTGTATCCGGACGTGGCCGAGACCGCGCGGCGCGTGATCGCCGCTGCCCGCCATGCCGGCATCGGCATCACCATGCTGCCCGTGCTCTACAGCTACGCCGGTTTCGGCGAGGCGCCGCTGCGCGATGAACAGCGCCGCTTCCGCTCCGGCCCGGCGGAGGTGCTGGCGATCGTGGCGGCCCTGGAACCGCTGCGCGGTACGATGGTCGAAGTGGGTGTGGCGCCGCATTCGCTGCGCGCCGCCTCGGTGGCGCAGATCCGCGAACTGCTGGCGGCGCTGCCGCCGGAGCGGCCGGTGCACATCCATATCGCCGAGCAGGTGGCCGAAGTGCGGCAATGTGTCGACCATGGCGGGCGCCGCCCCGTGCAATATCTGTACGATAATCTGGCGGTCGATGAGCGCTGGTGCCTGGTGCACGCCACGCACGTGGCCGATGATGAAGTGGCGGCGATCGCCGCCAGCGGCGCCGTCGCCGGGCTGTGCCCCACGACGGAAGCGAACCTGGGCGACGGCCTGTTCCCGCTCGCTCCGTTCCTTGCGGCGGGCGGCCGGTTCGGCATCGGCAGCGACAGCCACGTGTCCACCAGCCCGGTGGAAGAACTGCGCTGGCTCGAATACGGCCAGCGGCTGGCGGGGCAGCGGCGCAACGTGGCCGTTGCAACGCACACAATGAGAACAACGGATGAGCGCCGTGTCGGCGACCATCTCTGGCGCGCCGCCCTGGCCGGGGGCGCGCAGGCCGCGGGAAGGCGGGTGGGCGCGCTGGCGCCTGGCTGCTGCGCCGACCTGCTGGTACTGGACGAGGCGCATCCGAACGTGTCCGCGCCGCCCGAGCTGCTGAACGGCTTCATCTTCAGCGGCAACGACAACCTGGTGAAGGATGTGCTGGCCGGCGGGCAGTGGGTGGTCCGCGGCGGGCAGCACGTGGCGCAGGCGGCTATCGCCGCGCGCTTCAAGGAAACGTTGACCAACCTGCGCGAGCTGCGATCATGACCACGCTGATACAGTATGCAAGCCTGCATCCCACGCCCTGGAAGAATGGCGGCGGCTGCACGACCGAGATCCTGGCGTCGCCGCCCGGCGCCACCCTGGACGATTTCGACTTCCGCATCAGCCTGGCGACGATTGCCCAGAGCGGCCCGTTTTCCACCTTTCCCGGCGTCGACCGCACGCTGTCGCTGGTCGATGGCGGCAGCGTGGTGCTCGACGTGGGCAACGAACGCCGGGTGGCGCTCAGCGACCGCGAACCGGTGGTGGCGTTCCCCGGCGAGATGCCGGTTTCCGCCACCGTGGACGGCATCCCCACCGTGGATTTCAACGTGATGACGCGGCGCGATCGCTGTTCGCACCAGGTGGAGCGCCGCGTGTTCCGCGATTATTCCGAGCTGGAGCGGCGCAGCGCCCTGACCGTGCTGTTCCTGGCCGACGGCGACACGCTCACCGTGCACAGCGAGCGCGAACGCATGTCCATGGTGCGCTTCGATGCCGTGGTGCTCGACCGCGACGAGAACTGGGTCCTGGAAGCGCCGCAGGCCACCGTCTACATCGTCGACATCATTCCCGAGGAAGACGGGGAAGGAACCACCTGGCAATGAGTGGATGGGACCTGCTGATCGAGAATGTCCACCTTGCCACCCTTGCCGGTGTGGAGGGCGTAGCGGGAGAGGGCGGCGAATACGGCACGGTCCCCGATGGCGCGATCGCCGTGCGCGATGGCCGCATCGCCTGGCTGGGGCCGCGCGCCGAGGCGGCCGCGCACGGCAGCGCGGCGCAAGTGCGCGACGGGCATGGCTGCTGGCTCACGCCGGGATTGATCGACTGCCACACGCACATCGTCCAC belongs to Pseudoduganella albidiflava and includes:
- the hutH gene encoding histidine ammonia-lyase, with the protein product MTPTSTSTSTPISTSSLILIPGRLALADLRSAWMAHGPIALAPEAYPQIDAAARAVHAIVQKGDAAYGINTGFGLLAKTRIPDDQLEQLQRNLILSHSVGTGELMADHVVRLLMLTKIGSLARGFSGIRASVIDTLVALYNAGIMPAIPVKGSVGASGDLAPLAHMTLALLGVGPVRVKGELMEAHQALAAAGIAPVVLAPKEGLALINGTQASTALALHGLFMAERLLEAGIVTGSLSLDAAKGSDAPFDARVHEVRGQPGQIAAAAIYRQLVAGSAIRASHLLGDERVQDPYCLRCQPQVMGACMDLIGNATRTLLIEANAVTDNPLLFREGGDTGDTVTIVSGGNFHAEPVAFAADTLALAIAEIGSIAERRIALLIDATLSGLPPFLVREPGVNSGFMIAHVTAAALASENKSLAHPASVDSLPTSANQEDHVSMATFAARRLDEMAHNTAAIVGIELLAAAQGIDFHRPLKTSPHLEHVHAQLRRQVPFYDADRYFAPDIEAAKRLVLEGALSADCRQLFTPLHP
- the hutG gene encoding N-formylglutamate deformylase yields the protein MPHVGTAIPGDIAAAMTPAALLKADTDWHLRELYGFARELGASTLAAHWSRYVIDLNRPADNANLYPGQDTTGLCPLDTFAREPLYQPGRAPDDAEVRRRLALYWQPYHEALQAELDRLLRLHGRVVLWEAHSIASVVPRFFEGKLPDLNFGSADGASCAPALMEAVTGAARADGRYTIAVNGRFKGGHITRIHGRPAAGIHALQLEMCQSTYMNETAPFAWRPDLAGQVQPLLRRMLGAAAVWAGEGSTA
- a CDS encoding formimidoylglutamate deiminase; protein product: MTALFARHALLPDGWRRDVLLEWDGDGRFTAVAPDAGALAASRAAATSPIDTAEYVLPGMINLHSHSFQRALSGLTEIAGDDAGSTGDSFWTWRDLMYRFALGITPEQMEAIAAQLFAECLRHGYTSVCEFHYVHRAPDGALYPDVAETARRVIAAARHAGIGITMLPVLYSYAGFGEAPLRDEQRRFRSGPAEVLAIVAALEPLRGTMVEVGVAPHSLRAASVAQIRELLAALPPERPVHIHIAEQVAEVRQCVDHGGRRPVQYLYDNLAVDERWCLVHATHVADDEVAAIAASGAVAGLCPTTEANLGDGLFPLAPFLAAGGRFGIGSDSHVSTSPVEELRWLEYGQRLAGQRRNVAVATHTMRTTDERRVGDHLWRAALAGGAQAAGRRVGALAPGCCADLLVLDEAHPNVSAPPELLNGFIFSGNDNLVKDVLAGGQWVVRGGQHVAQAAIAARFKETLTNLRELRS
- a CDS encoding HutD/Ves family protein: MTTLIQYASLHPTPWKNGGGCTTEILASPPGATLDDFDFRISLATIAQSGPFSTFPGVDRTLSLVDGGSVVLDVGNERRVALSDREPVVAFPGEMPVSATVDGIPTVDFNVMTRRDRCSHQVERRVFRDYSELERRSALTVLFLADGDTLTVHSERERMSMVRFDAVVLDRDENWVLEAPQATVYIVDIIPEEDGEGTTWQ